One bacterium genomic region harbors:
- a CDS encoding hydrogenase maturation protease, which translates to MRPEGVAWRVVIVGVGNELYADDGVGVVVARELATAGPPAGVEVIEGHVGGLDLLFDMEEADHVIFVDAVAMGRAPGEVVVFTPEQVKLLPPGTVASLHHIGLEQVLGLAELMGVTPRLHVVGIEPERVAPGLALSEAAARAVPVALAEVRRLLREDGLTCEEAVALAP; encoded by the coding sequence GTGAGGCCCGAAGGTGTGGCGTGGCGCGTGGTGATCGTCGGCGTGGGCAACGAACTGTATGCCGACGACGGTGTGGGGGTGGTGGTGGCGCGCGAGCTGGCCACCGCCGGCCCGCCAGCGGGCGTGGAGGTCATCGAGGGCCATGTGGGCGGGCTCGACCTGCTCTTCGACATGGAGGAGGCCGATCACGTCATCTTCGTGGATGCCGTGGCCATGGGCCGGGCGCCGGGCGAGGTCGTGGTCTTCACACCCGAGCAAGTGAAGCTGCTGCCGCCTGGCACGGTGGCCTCGTTGCACCATATCGGGCTGGAGCAGGTGTTGGGGCTGGCCGAACTCATGGGGGTGACGCCGCGCCTGCACGTCGTCGGCATCGAGCCGGAGCGCGTTGCGCCGGGCTTGGCCCTGAGCGAGGCCGCCGCGCGCGCGGTGCCGGTGGCGCTGGCGGAAGTGCGACGGCTGCTGCGCGAAGATGGGCTGACATGCGAAGAGGCCGTTGCGCTGGCGCCGTGA